From the Syngnathoides biaculeatus isolate LvHL_M chromosome 10, ASM1980259v1, whole genome shotgun sequence genome, one window contains:
- the LOC133507354 gene encoding isotocin receptor-like, translated as MEELLRADDASGPHNSSWGKWRACENGSQSANTTGAANPLKRNDEVAKAEVAVLVLVLLLAFTGNLCVLWAIRTAKPRQSRMLYFMRHLSIADLVVAVFQVLPQLIWDITFRFYGPDVLCRLVKFAQVVGMFASTYLLVLMSVDRCLAVCRPLRPVRRTRDRVCVAASWLLSLIFSTPQVYIFSMRDIGDGVYDCWGDFGPKWGAKAYVMWMSLSIYILPVGILSVCYGLICVKIWQNFNLKTRREHFLALAPKGALHLCRVSSVSLISKAKIRTVKMTFVVVLAYIVCWTPFFFVQIWSAWDDAAPQENTAFIIAMLLASLNSCCNPWIYMFFAGHMFQGVMRSIFCCRCYTSARGRQHDSSPAYTVKKDSGRWRLSHTSSTGGPAPSDPSRQSS; from the exons ATGGAGGAGCTCTTACGCGCGGACGACGCGTCTGGCCCGCACAACTCGTCGTGGGGCAAGTGGCGCGCGTGCGAGAACGGCAGTCAGTCAGCCAACACCACAGGTGCCGCCAACCCTCTAAAACGCAACGATGAGGTGGCGAAAGCGGAGGTGGCCGTGCTGGTGCTGGTCCTGCTCCTCGCCTTCACCGGCAACCTGTGCGTGCTGTGGGCCATCCGCACCGCCAAGCCGCGCCAGTCTCGGATGCTCTACTTCATGAGGCACCTGAGCATCGCCGACCTGGTTGTGGCCGTCTTCCAGGTTCTCCCGCAGCTCATCTGGGACATCACCTTCCGATTCTACGGGCCCGACGTGCTGTGCAGGCTGGTGAAGTTCGCGCAGGTGGTGGGAATGTTCGCGTCCACCTACTTGCTGGTGCTGATGTCCGTGGACAGGTGCTTGGCCGTGTGCCGGCCACTCCGACCGGTGCGCAGGACGAGGGACCGCGTGTGCGTGGCCGCGTCGTGGCTGCTCAGCCTGATTTTCAGCACGCCTCAAGTGTACATCTTCTCCATGCGGGATATTGGGGACGGCGTGTATGACTGCTGGGGGGATTTTGGGCCGAAGTGGGGCGCCAAGGCGTACGTGATGTGGATGAGCCTCAGCATCTACATCCTCCCTGTGGGCATCCTCAGCGTGTGCTACGGCCTCATTTGTGTCAAGATCTGGCAGAACTTCAATCTGAAAACCAGGAGGGAGCACTTCTTGGCTCTGGCACCCAAAGGCGCCCTGCACCTGTGTCGGGTGAGCAGCGTCAGCCTCATCTCCAAAGCCAAGATCCGCACTGTGAAAATGACTTTTGTGGTGGTGCTGGCCTACATCGTGTGCTGGACCCCATTTTTCTTCGTACAAATCTGGTCCGCGTGGGACGACGCCGCTCCGCAAGAAA ACACGGCCTTCATCATCGCCATGTTGCTGGCGAGTCTGAACAGCTGCTGTAACCCGTGGATCTACATGTTCTTCGCGGGTCACATGTTCCAGGGCGTAATGCGCAGCATCTTCTGCTGTAGATGCTACACGTCGGCCCGCGGGCGCCAACACGACAGCTCCCCAGCGTACACCGTCAAGAAGGACAGCGGCCGCTGGAGGCTCTCGCACACGTCCAGCACGGGGGGGCCGGCGCCCTCGGACCCCAGCCGCCAGTCCAGTTGA